From the genome of Streptomyces sp. NBC_01116, one region includes:
- a CDS encoding GNAT family N-acetyltransferase: MPEPEPLTVPSMSAGPDFVLRPWEMSDLPLIREASLDPYIPLITTIPSRYSDAAGEAFVRGQWERAATGAGYPFTIVRSRDRRPVGAIGLWLRDLPEGRATLGYWLTGPARGQGVARAALRTVTGWALRDLGVQRLQLFVEPWNTASARTAEDVGFRREGLLRGWQQVGDRRRDMSVYALLNTDGPVDGRAVTAH, encoded by the coding sequence ATGCCCGAGCCCGAGCCGCTGACCGTTCCGAGCATGTCCGCGGGACCGGACTTCGTCCTGCGCCCCTGGGAGATGAGCGACCTCCCGCTGATCCGCGAGGCCTCGCTCGACCCGTACATCCCGCTCATCACCACGATCCCGTCCCGCTACTCGGACGCGGCCGGCGAGGCGTTCGTGCGCGGGCAGTGGGAGCGCGCGGCCACCGGCGCCGGATACCCGTTCACCATCGTCCGCTCCCGGGACCGGCGCCCGGTCGGCGCGATCGGGCTCTGGCTCCGCGACCTGCCCGAGGGCCGCGCCACGCTCGGCTACTGGCTCACCGGCCCCGCACGCGGCCAGGGCGTCGCCCGCGCCGCACTGCGTACGGTGACGGGGTGGGCCCTGCGCGACCTCGGCGTCCAGCGCCTCCAGCTCTTCGTCGAACCGTGGAACACCGCATCCGCCCGGACCGCCGAGGACGTCGGCTTCCGGCGGGAGGGGCTGCTGCGCGGCTGGCAGCAGGTGGGAGACCGGCGGCGGGACATGAGCGTGTACGCCCTGCTGAACACCGACGGGCCCGTGGATGGCCGGGCGGTAACCGCACACTGA
- a CDS encoding MFS transporter: protein MSRTAPAPSPTPAPTGPTAAPRPAGPRMTRRQKLVLALLLGSQFMIAVDFSILNVALPVVGEGLGFSLSHLQWIATSFALAAAGFTLLLGRVADLVGRKNLFIGGMAVLGLSSALGGLATSPEVLLTARVLQGLATAAVTPAGLALLTTAFREGPLRERALGLNGALMSAGFTAGAILGGLLTDLLSWRWAFFINVPVATLVVILAPSVIADSRPERRPRLDVPGAVTVTGGLLLLVLGLTQAGETGWTAPTTLASLAAGAALLIAFVRIEQRAAAPLVPMHILKRRSVVWGNAAGLIAFVTETSLVFLLTLYLQEVLGYSALATGLAFGVLGVGTVVGGMLGGRAVGRFGNRRAIVLGGAVQAAATLSLVALGASGSWIWLLLAATFVGGVGNMLMIVGFMVTATSGLPDEEQGRATGLATMTQQVGIALGIPVMSAIVTARTGAATGPGAVLSGVSTAILVNSALVLVGALLAGYFLTGRNRTAAAAEE from the coding sequence GGACCGACCGCCGCCCCGCGCCCCGCCGGCCCCCGCATGACGAGACGCCAGAAACTGGTGCTGGCACTGCTGCTCGGCTCCCAGTTCATGATCGCGGTGGACTTCTCGATCCTGAACGTGGCACTGCCCGTCGTCGGGGAAGGGCTCGGCTTCTCCCTCTCCCACCTCCAGTGGATCGCCACGTCCTTCGCGCTCGCCGCCGCCGGATTCACCCTGCTCCTCGGACGCGTCGCCGACCTCGTCGGCCGCAAGAACCTGTTCATCGGCGGCATGGCCGTCCTCGGCCTCTCCTCCGCGCTCGGCGGCCTCGCCACCTCGCCCGAGGTCCTCCTCACCGCCCGCGTGCTCCAGGGCCTGGCCACCGCGGCCGTCACCCCGGCCGGACTCGCGCTGCTGACCACCGCGTTCAGGGAGGGGCCGCTGCGGGAACGGGCGCTGGGGCTCAACGGCGCCCTGATGTCCGCCGGATTCACCGCCGGGGCGATCCTCGGCGGCCTCCTGACGGACCTGCTCTCCTGGCGCTGGGCCTTCTTCATCAACGTACCGGTCGCGACCCTGGTCGTGATCCTGGCCCCGTCCGTGATCGCCGACTCCCGGCCGGAGCGGCGGCCCCGGCTGGACGTGCCCGGCGCGGTCACCGTCACCGGCGGGCTGCTGCTGCTCGTCCTCGGTCTCACCCAGGCCGGCGAGACCGGCTGGACCGCCCCCACCACGCTGGCCTCCCTGGCCGCCGGCGCCGCCCTCCTGATCGCGTTCGTCCGGATCGAGCAGCGGGCCGCCGCACCGCTCGTCCCGATGCACATCCTGAAGCGGCGGAGCGTCGTCTGGGGCAACGCCGCCGGGCTGATCGCCTTCGTCACCGAGACCTCGCTGGTGTTCCTGCTCACCCTGTACCTCCAGGAGGTCCTCGGTTACTCCGCGCTGGCCACCGGCCTCGCGTTCGGCGTGCTGGGCGTCGGCACGGTCGTCGGCGGGATGCTCGGCGGCCGGGCGGTGGGCCGGTTCGGCAACCGGCGCGCCATCGTGCTGGGCGGGGCCGTCCAGGCCGCCGCCACGCTCTCCCTCGTCGCGCTCGGCGCGTCCGGCTCCTGGATCTGGCTCCTGCTGGCGGCCACCTTCGTCGGCGGTGTGGGCAACATGCTGATGATCGTCGGCTTCATGGTCACGGCCACCTCGGGCCTGCCCGACGAGGAGCAGGGGCGGGCCACCGGACTGGCGACGATGACCCAGCAGGTCGGCATCGCCCTCGGCATCCCGGTGATGAGCGCGATCGTCACCGCCCGGACAGGGGCCGCGACGGGGCCGGGAGCCGTGCTGTCCGGCGTCTCCACCGCCATCCTCGTGAACTCCGCCCTGGTCCTGGTCGGCGCCCTGCTCGCCGGGTACTTCCTGACCGGGAGGAACCGGACGGCGGCAGCGGCTGAGGAGTGA
- a CDS encoding N-acetyltransferase family protein, which produces MSVTQSTGAGPAEQRGVRLRPATAQDAEAVTRVFLASRAAAMPYLPRVHSDADTLAWITHVVLPTSTGVWVAEEAGGSGELLGFAVLAGDDELDHLYLRPDVLRRGIGSRLLAEVRGAAKGALELYVFQRNADARAFYERHGFTAVAFDDGARNEENEPDVLYRWVPGTAEAPGDR; this is translated from the coding sequence ATGAGCGTTACGCAGAGCACCGGAGCCGGTCCGGCGGAGCAGCGGGGCGTACGGCTGCGCCCGGCCACGGCGCAGGACGCCGAAGCCGTCACCCGGGTCTTCCTCGCCTCCCGGGCCGCCGCCATGCCGTATCTGCCCCGGGTCCACAGCGACGCGGACACCCTCGCGTGGATCACCCATGTCGTGCTGCCCACCAGCACCGGGGTGTGGGTGGCCGAGGAGGCGGGCGGGAGCGGGGAGCTGCTCGGGTTCGCCGTGCTCGCCGGGGACGACGAGCTGGACCACCTCTACCTGCGGCCCGACGTGCTGCGGCGGGGGATCGGGAGCAGGCTGCTGGCGGAGGTGCGCGGCGCGGCGAAGGGGGCCCTGGAGCTGTACGTGTTCCAGCGCAACGCCGACGCCCGCGCCTTCTACGAGCGGCACGGCTTCACCGCCGTCGCGTTCGACGACGGCGCCCGCAACGAGGAGAACGAGCCGGACGTGCTCTACCGCTGGGTCCCGGGGACCGCTGAGGCCCCCGGAGACCGTTGA
- a CDS encoding glycosyltransferase family 2 protein, whose translation MSAPRIGVSIVTMGDRPQAVEALLASVAMQDVRPTRLVIIGNGTALPDFTAFPGLEDLDGGVTAIELPENLGCPGGRNEGLRRLAEIGDVDVVIELDDDGLLVDKDVFRRVRDHFAADDRLGIVGFRIADEHGETQRRHVPRLRAGDPMRGGEVTAFLGGGHAFSMKMLAETGLWPAEFFFTHEETDLAWRALDAGWKVLYEPELLLQHPKTSPARHAVYYRMTARNRVWLARRNLPLPLVPAYLGTWTLLTLARTRDPKGLRAWAGGFAEGVRTPCGERRPMRWSTVWQMTRLGRPPVI comes from the coding sequence TTGTCCGCACCACGCATCGGCGTATCCATCGTGACCATGGGGGACCGCCCGCAGGCGGTCGAGGCGCTGCTGGCGTCGGTCGCCATGCAGGACGTCCGGCCCACCCGGCTCGTGATCATCGGCAACGGGACGGCGCTCCCGGACTTCACCGCGTTCCCCGGCCTGGAGGACCTCGACGGCGGGGTGACCGCCATCGAGCTGCCGGAGAACCTCGGCTGCCCGGGCGGACGGAACGAAGGACTGCGCAGGCTCGCCGAGATCGGCGACGTGGACGTGGTGATCGAGCTGGACGACGACGGGCTGCTGGTCGACAAGGACGTCTTCCGCCGGGTACGGGACCACTTCGCCGCCGACGACCGGCTCGGCATCGTCGGCTTCCGGATCGCCGACGAGCACGGCGAGACACAGCGCCGCCACGTGCCCCGGCTGCGCGCCGGCGACCCGATGCGCGGCGGCGAGGTCACCGCCTTCCTCGGCGGCGGCCACGCGTTCTCCATGAAGATGCTGGCCGAGACCGGCCTGTGGCCGGCGGAGTTCTTCTTCACCCACGAGGAGACGGACCTCGCCTGGCGTGCGCTCGACGCGGGCTGGAAGGTGCTGTACGAGCCCGAGCTGCTGCTCCAGCACCCGAAGACATCCCCGGCCCGGCACGCGGTCTACTACCGGATGACGGCCCGCAACCGCGTCTGGCTGGCCCGCCGCAACCTGCCCCTCCCCCTGGTCCCCGCCTACCTCGGCACCTGGACCCTGCTCACCCTCGCCCGCACCCGCGACCCGAAGGGCCTGCGCGCCTGGGCGGGCGGCTTCGCCGAAGGCGTCCGGACCCCGTGCGGCGAGCGGCGCCCGATGCGCTGGTCCACGGTGTGGCAGATGACCCGGCTGGGCCGGCCGCCGGTCATCTGA
- a CDS encoding MerR family transcriptional regulator — MRIGEIAALVGVTSRAVRHYHHIGLLPEPARQANGYRAYTVRDAVLLARIRRLTEIGLSLDEVRDVLADDAGRELAEVLGELDADLARQEREIHERRQVLAALLEAPPTSDGPLSPGLAALLEHAPATTSPAAAKDREHLSLLDAAGDGAGAEVYAALRPLAEDPGVLALYERLDELAGAGVDDPRIAPLAAELVAAVPDEVLAVIPEGEPSSTGMGRVLLDDYPPAQRAVVGRVMEALAERVRGRNA, encoded by the coding sequence ATGCGTATCGGAGAGATCGCCGCGCTCGTGGGAGTCACGTCCCGGGCCGTCCGGCACTACCACCACATCGGCCTCCTGCCCGAGCCCGCCCGGCAGGCCAACGGCTACCGGGCGTACACCGTCCGCGATGCCGTGCTGCTGGCCAGGATCAGGCGGCTGACGGAGATCGGGCTCTCCCTGGACGAGGTGCGGGACGTGCTCGCCGACGACGCGGGGCGGGAGCTGGCCGAGGTGCTCGGGGAGCTGGACGCCGATCTGGCGCGCCAGGAGCGGGAGATCCACGAGCGGCGGCAGGTGCTGGCCGCGCTCCTGGAGGCGCCGCCCACCTCGGACGGGCCGCTCTCCCCCGGCCTCGCCGCACTGCTGGAGCACGCGCCCGCCACCACGTCCCCGGCCGCGGCGAAGGACCGCGAGCATCTGTCGTTGCTGGACGCGGCGGGCGACGGCGCCGGGGCCGAGGTGTACGCGGCGCTGCGGCCGCTGGCCGAGGACCCGGGCGTGCTCGCGCTGTACGAGCGGCTCGACGAGCTGGCCGGGGCCGGGGTGGACGACCCGCGCATCGCGCCGCTGGCGGCCGAGCTGGTCGCCGCCGTACCGGACGAGGTGCTGGCGGTGATCCCGGAGGGCGAGCCGTCGTCGACGGGGATGGGGCGGGTGCTGCTCGACGACTATCCGCCCGCGCAGCGCGCGGTGGTGGGCCGGGTGATGGAGGCGCTGGCCGAGCGGGTGCGGGGGAGGAACGCGTGA